One genomic segment of Acanthochromis polyacanthus isolate Apoly-LR-REF ecotype Palm Island chromosome 9, KAUST_Apoly_ChrSc, whole genome shotgun sequence includes these proteins:
- the dnaaf6 gene encoding protein PIH1D3 isoform X1, with product MEFCGESSVQNLQALSALLSTQQEEEEDTDCRNAAALAQLGPGHIGPPPKKYKEVSTAYMKKKSKDIWSEEEVAEGSQYDDLTDPRPQPEYEIILKQSVKTEDLFLGLSRKDPSSMCCEAMLVKIKLPDTKATEVVLDVKEKFLDLRTPKYKLGLHLPHPIHTQEGKAQFFSEREELEVTLLMKRPMDFINTQ from the exons atggagTTTTGTGGAGAATCATCCGTCCAGAACTTACAGGCTCTGTCTGCATTGTTGTCCACtcagcaggaggaagaggaggatacAGACTGTAGA AATGCAGCAGCGCTTGCACAGCTGGGTCCTGGACACATTGGCCCTCCACCCAAGAAATATAAAGAAG TGTCAACTGCCtacatgaagaagaagagcaaaGATATCTGGAGCGAGGAAGAGGTGGCTGAGGGCTCCCAGTATGATGATCTAACTGATCCTCGGCCACAACCTGA gtatgAAATAATCCTGAAGCAGAGTGTGAAGACCGAGGATCTGTTCTTGGGCTTGAGCAGAAAGGACCCGTCCTCCATGTGTTGTGAAGCCATGCTG GTGAAAATCAAACTACCCGACACAAAAGCGACAGAGGTGGTCCTGGATGTAAAAGAGAAGTTCCTTGATCTGCGGACGCCAAAATA CAAACTGGGTCTCCATCTCCCTCATCCGATCCACACCCAGGAGGGTAAAGCTCAGTTCTTCAGTGAGAGGGAGGAGCTGGAGGTGACTTTGCTAATGAAGCGGCCCATGGACTTCATCAACACGCAGTGA
- the LOC110958061 gene encoding MICOS complex subunit MIC26-like encodes MLKVTGSAMPGALRFLPVVVFADAGEAEKEVPAPLNRDDLSLYATPPQTSRYAEPEAGQLEESVATIRKLVEPYAAWCQDTYGRIKPRVQRVVRFGSDTYAYLKDPPKDFYPRAGVIGFTGVLGLFLARGSRVKRLLYPAGLMTLSASLYYPEKAANVAKSTGDSVYDWAVQSYAAVEKMLSPQSKAEEAENKP; translated from the coding sequence ATGTTGAAGGTGACAGGTAGTGCCATGCCGGGAGCCCTGCGTTTCTTGCCGGTCGTCGTCTTCGCTGACGCCGGTGAGGCGGAGAAGGAGGTCCCGGCCCCGCTGAACCGGGACGACCTGTCTCTCTACGCAACTCCTCCACAGACGTCCCGGTATGCGGAGCCCGAAGCGGGTCAACTGGAGGAGAGTGTCGCCACCATCAGGAAGCTGGTGGAGCCGTACGCCGCTTGGTGTCAAGACACCTACGGCAGGATCAAACCCAGAGTCCAGAGAGTGGTCCGGTTCGGGAGCGACACTTATGCCTACTTGAAGGACCCGCCGAAGGACTTCTACCCGCGGGCGGGGGTGATCGGCTTCACCGGGGTGCTGGGACTGTTCCTGGCCAGAGGCTCCAGGGTGAAGCGGCTGCTCTACCCGGCGGGCCTGATGACCCTGAGCGCCTCCCTGTACTACCCGGAGAAGGCGGCCAATGTCGCCAAGTCCACCGGAGACTCTGTGTACGACTGGGCGGTGCAGAGCTACGCCGCCGTAGAGAAGATGCTGAGCCCGCAGAGCAAAGCCGAGGAGGCGGAGAACAAACCGTGA